In Balneolaceae bacterium, a genomic segment contains:
- the trxB gene encoding thioredoxin-disulfide reductase, which produces MEDIQDKTLDVVIIGSGPAGLTAALYAARADLNPVIFEGPEPGGQLMQTTDVENYPGYPEGVMGPKMMEDFREQATRFGADCRYGYVTDINFEKRPYKLTVDEETTLYAKSIIISTGASAKWLNLPSEQRLRGKGVSACATCDGAFFRDQHVIIVGGGDTAMEEATFLTKFASKVTVIHRRDELRASKAMQTRAFNNEKIEFMWDSELQEVLGEKVVEGVKIYNNKTEEVTTLDDVTGVFIAIGHKPNTDLFKGVLTMDDVGYIQTKGQSTETDLPGIFASGDAMDPIYRQAVTAAGTGCRAALDAERYLAENEIDEEALAQEHWK; this is translated from the coding sequence ATGGAAGATATACAAGATAAAACTTTAGATGTAGTAATAATCGGAAGCGGACCTGCAGGGCTAACAGCCGCGCTCTATGCTGCCCGCGCCGATCTGAATCCTGTGATTTTTGAAGGACCTGAACCCGGTGGTCAATTGATGCAAACCACTGATGTTGAAAACTATCCCGGCTACCCGGAAGGAGTGATGGGTCCCAAAATGATGGAAGATTTTCGCGAACAGGCCACACGCTTCGGTGCCGATTGCCGATACGGATATGTAACAGATATTAACTTTGAGAAGCGGCCGTACAAACTTACAGTTGATGAAGAAACAACACTGTATGCAAAATCAATTATTATCTCGACAGGTGCTTCCGCAAAGTGGTTAAATTTGCCAAGTGAACAGAGACTGAGAGGGAAGGGAGTGAGTGCTTGTGCAACCTGTGATGGGGCTTTTTTCCGGGATCAACATGTGATTATTGTGGGGGGCGGAGATACCGCAATGGAAGAAGCTACATTCCTGACAAAGTTCGCCTCAAAAGTAACAGTTATTCACCGAAGAGATGAACTCCGGGCTTCCAAAGCGATGCAAACACGCGCATTCAATAACGAGAAAATTGAATTTATGTGGGATTCCGAACTCCAGGAAGTTTTGGGTGAAAAAGTGGTTGAAGGTGTAAAGATCTACAATAATAAAACGGAAGAGGTTACCACTCTTGATGATGTAACCGGCGTATTTATTGCAATTGGCCACAAACCGAATACCGATCTCTTTAAAGGCGTACTTACCATGGATGATGTTGGATATATCCAAACGAAAGGCCAATCTACCGAAACAGATCTGCCCGGAATTTTTGCCAGCGGCGATGCGATGGACCCAATCTATCGTCAGGCTGTAACTGCTGCCGGAACCGGATGCCGTGCTGCGTTAGATGCTGAGCGATATTTGGCTGAAAACGAAATTGACGAGGAAGCGCTCGCCCAAGAACACTGGAAATAA
- a CDS encoding DUF4342 domain-containing protein, producing the protein METTQKTILEEIRGTVDEIVTQIKKIIKEGNARRVLIKNRKGKILFQSQLTIGAAGLTLLAVYAPLITAVSTILLYANDAKVFIEREVDEEEEEKDEYEVEAEVIEIKDDEEEEEERKSEAKRNGEDSESEKK; encoded by the coding sequence ATGGAAACAACACAAAAAACCATTCTCGAAGAGATTCGCGGAACCGTTGACGAAATTGTTACTCAAATCAAGAAAATCATAAAGGAAGGTAATGCCCGGCGTGTTCTGATTAAGAACAGAAAGGGAAAAATCCTTTTCCAGAGCCAACTTACAATTGGAGCTGCCGGTTTAACACTCTTAGCAGTTTATGCCCCCCTGATTACTGCTGTTTCCACTATCCTCCTCTATGCAAATGATGCTAAAGTATTCATCGAACGAGAAGTGGATGAAGAGGAGGAGGAGAAAGATGAATATGAAGTGGAAGCGGAGGTGATTGAGATTAAGGATGATGAAGAGGAAGAAGAGGAAAGGAAGTCTGAAGCTAAGCGAAATGGTGAAGATTCAGAATCTGAGAAGAAATAG